Part of the Gallalistipes aquisgranensis genome, TCAGGGAGGTGGCCTACCGTTGCGGTTTCTCCTCTCCTGCGGTGTTCCATCGTGTTTTCGCCGAGAGCCACGGAGGCGTAACACCCAATCGCTACCGGCGGGAAAATGTCGTGTAGGCGAATACTGTCCTTTCCTGTCGCCGTGCCTGTACCTTCTCTGGTGCAGGTTATTTTGTCCTCTTTCGACGGGTGATTTGCATTGCGAAACGTAAAAAGACGGCAGATTTTACGAATGGCGACCCGATTTTTTACGAATCGGGACTGTCTGTGATTTTTCATCACTTTTCATCCGCTAATTTTATAAACGAATTGCCGATTTTGTTACTTCAGTGCCCTTCCGGGCCATTTTGGGGTTCGAAAGTACGATTTGATGTTCGTTAAATCGTTGGTTTTCAGCAAAGGTATAAAATGTAATGTGAATTTTTTGTGTTTTTTTGAAAAAAAATGATGATCCATTTGCTAAATGTCTGCCTTTTAATTTTTTATAAATATAATTTTAAAGGTATTCGAAAGACTCTCTGTCGGAGCGCTTCCCCTCTTTTGGACTGACGATTTAACGAACGATTTTTCGATGCGGAAAACCGTCCGTAGGTGGTTATATATCAATTTCTTCCATCTCGTTATGCGGAACGGGGCGTCGGATTATGAATAATACGGAACGGGTATGATATACCGTATGTTGATATTGTTTCAGATGATCGGTTGCTGCGGATGTCTCTGTGCGCAGTCTGCGGTCGATTCGGTGCGTGTCTATTTCCGTCGCGGCTATTCCGTACTCGACCTTTCGTTTCGTGACAACCGGCAGACGCTCGACGCGTTTGTCGGACGTCTGGACTCCCTGCTGGCCGATACGTCCCGGCATATCGTCTCCCTGTGCGTGGAGGGGAATGCCTCGCCGGACGGTACCCTCGGAGCCAACCGGCGTCTGAGCGGGAACCGGGCGAAACGGGTGTTGGAATATATCCGCCTTCGGGTGGCGCTGCCCGATTCGCTGGTCTGTGTCGTGGCCGGCGGAATCGACTGGGACGGCCTTGCGGAACGGATTGCCGCCGACCCTCGCGTGCCGGCTCGCGAACGGGCGCTGGATATTCTGCGCCATACGCCGGTGTGGGTTTTCGACGACAGCGGACGGATCGTGGACAGTCGTAAAAAACAGTTGATGGATCTCGACGGGGGGCGGACCTACCGTTATCTGTTGGAACATTTCTTCCCCGGGCTCCGCAACGCATCCCTGCGCCTGAGTTATACGGTCGCGTCCGTCGTCCAGCCGGAGGAGAAGCCTGTCGGAGTTCCGGAACCGGAGCCGGAATCCGGACCGGCCGTCCCCTCCTCCGGGACCGACAGTCTGCCGTCGCGGGAGGCGGTGCCGGAGCCCTCGTCCGGTTCCGCTTCCGGACATGCGGAGCCGGAAGAAAGGGAACCTCTGCACCGGCTGGCCCTGAAGACGAACCTGCTCTACGATGCGGTGCTGATGCCTTCGCTGGAGGTGGAGTACCGCATCGACGACCGATGGTCGGTCAATCTCGAGGGCGAAGTGGCCTGGTGGTCGAAGAAAGACCGGCACAAATACTATCAGATCGCCACGATCGGCCCCGAAGGACGCTATTGGTTCCGGACGAGGAAACCGTGGCACGGTCATTACGTGGGGGCTTTCGTGGGCGGCAGCTGGTACGACCTGGAGAACGGCGGACGCGGCTACAAGGGCGAACTGGTCATGACGGGCCTCAGCTACGGATATATGTTCCCCATCGGCCGTTCCCTCTCGCTGGAGACGGGTATCGGAATCGGTTTCCTGCACACCTCCTATGAGGAGTACCTGCCCGTGGACGGACACTATGTCTATCAGCAGACCAGCCAGACGAACTATTTCGGTCCGGTGAAACTCAGGCTCTCCCTGGCCTGGCGGCTCTGGGACCGGAACCGGAAAGGAGGTGCGCGATGAAAGTCCCGTCTCTCTTCTCCCTGTTGCTGTTGGGCGGCGTCGTGCTGCTGGGCGGATGCCGCAAGGACCTCTGCTATGACCACGACCTGCACGGGCTCAACGTCCGGGTCCTGCTGCGGCCCGAATGGGAATGCGAATGGGAGCGCGATTACGGCCGGGCCTGGGAGGAGAACTGGCCGGCCGAACACGGCATGACCTACGCATCGCTGCGTCCGGCCGCGGCCACGGGCATCGTCTCTTTCGTCTATCACGAGGACGGTTCGCGCACGGAGCGCCACCTGCCGGGCGAAGGCGGTCTGCTCCCGATGAGCGAGGGCGAAAAGTCGATTCTGTTTTACAACGACGACACCCGCTATATCGTTTTCGACGGTCTGAATTCGTGGGCGACGGCCTCGGCCTCCACCCGGACACGCAGCCGTTCCACTTACAGTGAGGACCATGCCGGGGAGAAGACCGTCAATGCGCCGGACATGCTCTACGGCACCTGGATCGACCGTTACACGGCCGTTCCGACCTCCGAACCCTCTCCGATGGCCGTCACGCTGCGCCCGTTGGTCTACACCTACCTGATCCGTTACGAGTTCGAACGGGGACTGGAGCACGTGGCGCTGGCCCGCGGGGCGCTCTCCGGTATGGCCGAATCGGTCTATCTGCAGGACGGGCATACGGGAGAGGAGACCGCGACCATTCTATTCGAGTGCGAACTGAAGAGTTACGGCGTCGAGGTGAGACTGGCCTCGTTCGGTGTGCCCGGTTTCCCGGGGGATCACTATGTGCAGCGGGACGGACAGCGGCAGATGCTGAATCTGGAGGTGATGATGAAGAACGGCAAGCTCAAGGAGTTCGAGTTCGATGTCACCGATCAGTTGTCCGCACAACCGCGCGGCGGGGTGATCACGGTCGGCGGCCTGGAGGTGACGGACGAGGAGGCCGGCAACGAATCGGGCTTCGACGTGGACGTGGACGGCTGGGGCCGGTACGAGGACATCGAATTGCCGCTGGGATGACGCAACAAGCAGAAATATTTATTAACCACTTATAAACCAATAGAACGATGAAGAGAAATGTATTTGTGTATGCCATGGCCGTTGCGGCGCTGGCAGGTTGCAGCAAGACCGAGACGGTAGACCAGTCGCCGGTCGGGGCCATCCGTTTCGACGGTGCCCATATCAGTTATCCGACGGAATCCCGTTCGGTCACCGAGCTTGACCAGAGCATAACTGAGTTCCAGGTCTTCGGACAGTACACGAAGGAGAGTGAGCCTGTTAAGGTATTCGACAACGAGACCGTCACCAAAGGGGGAGGGGGCGGCTGGACCTATACGGGAGGACTCCGGCCCTGGATCGAGGGGGCCCAGTACGTGTTCGCCGCCTACGCCCCGGCCGATGCGCTGACCTCGCCGCAGGTGAACGAGGCCGGCTACCTCACGCTGACCGATTACAGCGTGGCCGGCAATCAGAAAGACCTGATCTATGCCGCCAAGATAGCTATCGGCCAGGCCGCGGGCAGCAATACCGCGGTTCAGTTCTCGTTCAAGCACCTGCTCTCGATCGTCGGGGTCACGTTCAAGAGCGGATTCGGCGAGGACACCGAACTGACTGTTTCGGAAGTGAAGGTGAACAAGGTTCCCTCGAAGGCGACCTTCACCGCTTCGGGCGAAACCGGCTCGGACCAGTTGGGCGGCACCTGGGGTGCGGCATCCGATCCGCAGTCGTTCGGCCTGACCATTGCCGGTATTACGGAGCCCGAGGGCACGTCCGCCGATAATATCGTCGTCATTCCGCAGACCATTCCGACCGGTGGCAATGCCGTCGAGATCGCTTTCAAGGTGACGGTGACCACCGCTGCCGGAGAAGAGCTCGTTTCCGGAAAGGAATTCACTTCGGAGATTCCCGTGGGAACGATTACCACATGGGACCCCGGGTTCAAATATAATTACGTGGCCACGATCACGCCCGAAAGCGTGGAGTTGGATTATATCGAATTCTCCGATCCGGTGGTCGATACGTGGAAACCGGCAGAGGACGGCGATCAGGATCTGCCGCTTCAGTAGGCACCTCCTTCCTGGCGAAAAAGATGTGTCCGGCCGTGAGCCGGGCACGGGCCGGAAGGGGTTGAATGTCCCCTTTCGGTCGCAAGCGAATCAATAAGAACGACGACGAATGAAAGGAATTATACGGCATATCGGTCCGTGCGCCGCGGCGCTGCTTCTGCTGGCGGGATGTTCCGAGACCACCGTGGAGCGTGGGCCCGGCGGCGAGGATGCGATCGGTTTCACAACGGATGTGACGCGGGCGGCCAAGGAGGATTTCGCGGCGGGCGACGCCTTCGCCGTGTGGGGCTGGTATGCTCCCGACGACGCTTTCAGCCGGGTGTTCGACGCCACGAAGGTCTCGACGCCCGACGGCACCTCCTGGAGCTACGAGGGCATGCGTTTCTGGAAAGCCGGCAAGACCTATGCGTTCTATGCCCTGCATCCCGCCGCGGACGCCCTGCCGGGAACTGCCTCGTGCAGCGCCGACGGAATCCTTTCCGTCGCGGGGTTCGATGCCTCGCGCGGCGTCGATCTGATGGCGGCCTGTGCCACGGGGATGGACGGCGGCCGTCCGGCACCGGTGCCCTTCACGTTCACCCACCTGCTCACCCGGATACAGATCGTCGGGAAGCGCAGCGAGTCCACGGCCGGAATCGTGGGATTCACACCCCGTATCCATGCCGTACGGCTCTACGGGATGCCGGGGAAAGGCGACTTTTCCCTCTCCGCGGCCGACCTGGCGGACCGGGAGGCGCTCCGGGCCGCATGGACGGCCGCGCCCGGTATCACGACTTCCGATGCCCCCCTGGCCGCCTTCATCTCCGACGGGGGCGAGGAGGCGACGGCCGAAGGGACGCTCCTGCTCGACGCCTTACCCTATCCGCAGCGTATCACGCAGGATTGTTACGTCGAGGTGGTGTATTCGACCGACGGTACGGGCACCGACCGGCAGACCCGGACCGTCCGACTGACTTCGCTTCCCGTGACGGTCTGGGAGGCCGGACGGCAGTACCGCTACACCTTCAGCGTGTCGGACAATGACCGTATCCTGTTCGACACCCCCACGGTGAACGCATGGGACGAGGCTGTGGGAGGCATCATCATCGTGGACTGATTCCGGAAAAACAGCGATAAATCATGAATGCGAAACGATTGATATGGTGGGTGGTCTCGCTGGCGGGAGTCGCGGCCTGCGAACGGGAATATCCTGCAGACCCGGCTGCCGGGACGTCGGACCGTATCCTTTTCGGGACTCCGGTACTCTCCGTGGAGACCCGCAGCACCTTCAAGAATGCCCTCGACCCGGGCGACGAGTTCGGCGTACTCGGCTACTGCGTTCCCTACACCGTGGGAACGACCGCACCCGATTACAATGCCGGGAGCAGTCCGTGGGTGCTGAAAAAGGCCCAGTGTCCGCCCGAGGTGTTCTACGACCAGCGGGTCGTCGTCGGGGCGAACGGCTGCCGCTACGACCGCAACGGCGGTACGGACAACGACCCGAAATATTGGTACCGGGACGGTTACGACACGAACAACAGCGCGAACGGCGCCATCGTCGGAACGGACCGTTACCGTTACTCCTTTTTTGCCTGGTACCCTTACGAAGGGGCCTTCACGATCGACCGGCCGAACGGCTCCGCCGAGGCGGGGGCTCCCGTCTTCACCTTCACCATGCCCCAGACGGGATCGTCCCTTTCCGATCCGCTCGAACACGGCAACACGCCCGACGCCATGGTCGCCGTGCTCTACAACCGCACGAAGGAGGACGGAAACCTGCGTTTCAACTTCAGCCACGTGCTCACAGGGATCGGTTTCCAGGTGAACAACCTCAGCGAGTACGACCTCACGGTGCACTCGGTCTCTCTGAGCGGCAGCTTCTACAAGGACGTGACGATCGACCTGACGGGCGATAACTCGCAGTTCTCGTTCTCTTCCGCCCGCTACACGGGAAGCTACGCCCTGCTTTCGGAGGACCTCTCCCTGCCGGCTCCCGCCGAGGGGACGACGGCCACCTCTTCCGGGCTGATCGGCGGAGAACACCTGCTGCTGATCTCCGGTACGGGCACCAGCTTCGGGGAAAACGTCACGGTGAATATCAAATATACGTTCAACGGACAGCCGGGCGACCAGCGAATGGCCCGTCCCGGGACGTTTACCCCGCGGCCGGGCGTGAAGTACACGGCCCAGCTCAATTTCGTGGGCGAGACGTTCGTGCTCCAGTTCGTGGTGGACAACGGCGAACAGTGGGAGGACGGCGGGGCGGACGACGGCCGGGAGGACAACGACGACATCGTATTCGAATAGGAAGACCTGATGATATGACACGAACGAAGATTTTTCGGACGACGGCTGTGCTGTTCCTGCTGCTGGCGGGGTTCTCCGCCTGCCGGCAGGACGATCTGCCGGGGCCGTCCGCTCCGGGCGGCGGCACGGCGACCACCCTCGCTTTTGTCAGCGACCCGATGGCCCTGCACCGGGTGACGACCCGTTCCTCCGACATGAAGGACGAGGAGGAGAAACGCATCAACCGGCTTTATATCTTCTTTTTCGATGCCGGGGGCGAATACCTGGACGGAGACTATCTCACCGGCTATCCCAACGCTCCCGACAACGGGGGATACTATGCTGCGGGAGAGGGCGTGAGCCTGCTGAAGATAGACAGCAAACTCTTCGACGATCCGGATCTGGCCCGGAGCGCTACCGTCTATGCCGTGGCGAATGTTGATCCCGGTCTCTTCGGGAGCGATGACAACGGGGACGGCCGGCCCGACACCATCCGGAACCGGACCGATCTGGAGAACTTCGTCTATAGCCTCGATCCCGGGCGGGTCTCCCTCGGCCTGCCCGCCGAAGGTATGCCGATGGTGGGACACAAGGTGCTGGACCTGACCGGGGGAGCGCCCGAAGACGAACGGCGTGTCGAACTCCAGGCTCTGATGGCGCGGATCGACGTCAGCATCCGGCTCGAAAGCGACGTGCAGGAGAACAATCTGCCCGCTTTTTACCTTATGGACTGGACGGCCAGGAACCTTCCGACCCGGGCGGCCTTTACGGCTCCGGACGGGGACGGCCGGACCGGATGGACGGAGAGATGGACCAAGGAGATCAATACCCCGCTCCAGCGTACCATCTACAACAAGAACGGACAGATCGACTTTTCTTTCTACATGTTCGAGAACGTGCAGAATGCCGAATGGAAAATCGACGAGGGAGAAAATTGGGTCGACCCGAACGTGAATCCGGAAGAGCTTTCCGACGAGGAACGGGCGAAGGCTCTCTATCCGGACAGCATTTCCGACAGTCAGAAGCAACGTTACAAGCCCTATCTGGCCCATGCGGACGCGGCGGCCGTGGAGCTTCACGGATTCTACACCACCTACAACGACGCCACCTACGAAGTTACCTACACGCTCTACTTGGGAGCCAACCACACCGACGATTTCCGGGTGAAGCGCAACCACCAGTACAAGAACGATATCACGATCAAGGGACTGACCTCCCAGAGTTCGGCCGCCGGCGAATACACGCTCGATGCACGCGTGAACGTCGAGGAGAACGACAACGAGTATTATATTGCCATGCTGCGCGAACGCAACCACGACGCCCATTTCTGCGTCACGCCCATGGACGTCTATCTCTTCGCGCCGGCCGGGCGGCACCCTACGATGGAGGTGATCCTGGGAGAGGTGATAGAGGGCCGTGAGGTGCCGCTTCCGGGAACCGTACCCGACTGGATCCGGATGGAGCGGATCACGACGGCGGATATGGCGGCCGGCACCGTGACAGATTCGGGATTCACGCCCTACGGACAGGGCGGCACCCACCTGGCGGCCGGTTCGCCGTGGACCGCAGGCAACGGCAAGCGGGCCTTCTTCACGAAAGGCCTGCTGAAATCCGGCGGGGCCCTCTCCAACGGTACGCAGGTCACGGTCGAGGGTTCGCGCGACCGGGTCTACTTCTATCTCGACGAGAATCTGGACAAGAATCCGGACGGCTCGCTGAAACAGGAGAACCGTACGGCGACTGTCACCCTGATTTACAAGGAGAACGGCCGGGAGGTAAAGCGCCGCACCCTGCGGCTCGAACAGACCTATCTGCTGCCGGTGACGATGCGGGACGGCGGAACGCTCTATATGGAACAGTTCGAAGAGTATCTGGACCACTACGATCCGCTGGACGGATACGCTTCCGAACAGATTTACACCGGACTGCCCTGGGCCGACAAGAATTCCGGTCTCGATAATTTCACGATAGAACAGTTATATGAAACATGGGTTTTAACGGCTCTTACCTCGACTCCGTATGATCCACCCGGACAGGTTTTCAACGACGGGTATCCCTATACGGGTTTCATCATCTATCGGGCGGATCAGGGTATCATGACTTTGAACGGCAAACCCCGTTCAGCATTCGAATATTGCTACAACCGGAACAAACGCAATGCGGACGGCACCATTACGACGGCATATGTGCCCCGCAGAACCGGCGGGTTGGTGGGTGACAGGGTTTATGAAGAGGAAAGTAACGAAAGCAAATGGTTCCTTCCGGGTATCCGCCAGATGGAAGATGCGCTGACCCAGTATTACACGACGTACGGAGAGTTCCAGACATCCTATTACTGGAGCGCTTCGGCGGGAGAGGCGGCTGGCCGCGGGAATGGACAGAATGCCCAGCGGGCGCGTGCAACCAAAGTCGATCTGACCCACCCCACCGGGTATGCACAAAGCGGCGGCGGAGCAGAAGGGGGCTGGACTCAATATGCATACGAATACGGCAACGGAGGATACGCATTGCGCACCGAATCTCTGCGTATCCGCGCTTTCCGGGTGGACCTGGAGCCTGTGGACTGATCCCTTTCCCGTATCGCAAACTCTGCGCCCGCGGCCGTCTCCGGCTTTGCGGGCGCGGTGTCGTTCAGGCTTGCCCGTTTCCTACTTCTTGTCCCCCCTGCGCCATATCTGGTACGAGTTGACGATGTTCTGCCACACCACGTAGGATGCCGGGCCGATCGAGGCGATCGGGTCGAGGTAGATGCCGGCCATCCAGATCGCCAGGATCGTGTTCTTCTGTCCGAGCCCCTGGGCTCCGGCCACGGCGCTGCCGAAACGGCGTCCCAGGCGGCGGCCCGTGTAGAATTGCAGGGCGCAGACGATCAGGGCGATTCCTACGGTCAGCGCTTCGGTGAAATAGTGGCTGCGCTCCTGTCGCACGAGGAACGAGACGGTGCGTCCCATGACGATCGTCAGCGCCACCGACCAGAGATAGAAGGAGACCGACTGCCGGTTCCGGAGAATACGGTGGGCGCGGGGCCAGAACCGTTCCAGCGCGAAGGCGCCCGCCAGCGGCAGGATCAGCAGGGGGACTATCTGCCGGGCGATGATTCCGAACGATTGCCAGAAGGGAAGCGACACGTTTTCGCCGATCACCGAGAAGACGAACGGGGAAAACACCGCCACGGCGATGTTGCTCAGCAGGGTGTAGGTGGCCAGCGTGCCGACGCTGCCGCCCAGCATGCCCGTCACCACGGCGGCCGAGGTGGCCGTGGGTGCCAGCACGCAGATGAATACTCCCTGCGACACGGAAGGTCCCAGCGGCAGGAGTGCCGCATAGACGGCCGCTGCCCCCGCGATTTGCAGCACGAGCATCCACAGGTGGAGGGGGAGAATCCGGATTTCACGCCACGACACCCGGCAGTAGGTGATCAGCAGCATCGTGAAGATCAGATAGGGGGTCAGGGGCGAAAGCCTTTCGAAAAATTCGTATCCGGCGCCTCCCACGATCATGGCCACGGGGAGCATCCATTTCTTGAAACGATCCGTCACTCTCTTTTCCGTTTTTTTGAAATGTACAAAGGAACGCACTATTTTCGAAACTTCAAAACGATGCCGCCGCCGGTCCTCCTTTCCGGTTTTTCTCTGTTCCGTTTCCGGCACTCTTTTTTTTCTCAGGGGAAAAATGCCCTTCCCTTCTGGAACTGGAGGCTCCGGATTCTCTCCGCGGAGAGTGCTGGCCGGCTTATGCTTCCCGTTCGGCTTCGTCCGCGATGCGTTTGTAGAGGCGGGCGGCCTCGCAGGGGTCGGCGGCCGAGCAGATGCCCGAAACGACGGCCAGCGAGGAAGCTCCCGCCCGGACGATGTCGGCGGCGTTTCCGGGTTTGATTCCCCCGATGGCCACCAGCCTGTGACGGGAGTGGAGCCGTATCCAACGCAGGCCCTCCAGCCCCCATTCGATACGGGTGTCCGTCTTGGTGGGGGTGGCGAACACGGGGCTGGCGGCGATATAGTCCACATCCAGCCCCTCCGCATCGAGCACCTGCTGCGGGCTTTCGACCGACAGGCCCACGATCTTTCCCGGGGGGAGCAGACGCCGCACGAGAGCGGGAGGCATGTCGCTCTGTCCCACGTGCACGCCGTCGGCGTCGGCTGCCAGCGCCACGTCCACGCGGTCGTTGATGATGAGCGGAACACCCAGCGGGGCCAGCAGCCGCTTCAGGGCGGCGGCCCGTTCGACGAACAGCCGGGTGGAGGACTCCTTTTCCCGGAGCTGCACCATGCCTACGCCTCCGCGTACGGCTTCGGCGACCGTGGTGGCCAGGTCCTTGCCCGACAGCAGCCCTTCGTCCGTTACCAGATAGATTTCGGCCATTGTCCGGCAGGTTTATTTGCCGCGCACGCGCACCGTCTCGGTAAACTGCCGTTCGGTGAGGGTGTGCATGACGTCGTAAAGGTTCAGCTGGAGCGAGCCGGGACCGATCGACTCGCGGGCCGCGATCTCGCCGCAGACGCCCATGTAGGCCGCTGCGCTGATGGCCGCCATGAAGCGGTTGGGCTCGACGGCCGCGAAGGCGCCCAGAATGGCCGATGCCGTGCAGCCCAGTCCCGTCACGCGGCACATGAGCTGGTCGCCGTTGTCCACGTAGGCCACGTGTACTCCGTCCGTGATGATATCCGTTTCGCCGCTCACGCTGACCACGCATCCGCGCTCTTTGGCCAGGCTCTTGGCCTGTTTCTCGCAGCCGGCCGAGGCGACCGCGCTGTCCACCCCCTTCGAGGCGACGCTCGTTCCCGCCAGCGTCATGATCTCGCCCGCGTTGCCCCGGATGAAGGTGGGTGACGCCACGCCGAGCAGTTCGTCCACCGTGCGGTTGCGGTAGGGGGTGGCTCCGGCACCCACGGGGTCGAGCACCGAGGGCTTGCCCAGCCCGTCGGCCTTTTTCAGCGCCAACTTCATGCTCTCCACGGAGTCGTGGTTCAGTGTGCCGATGTTGATGACTGTGGCGGCGCACAGGGCCACCATGTCCTCTACCTCTTCCGGGGCGTTGGCCATGATGGGCGAGGCTCCCGCTGCCAGCAGGGCGTTGGCCGTGTTGTTCATGACCACGTAGTTGGTGATGTTGAGCACCAGGGGGGAGTGCTCCCTCACCTGCTGTATGTCATTCCATATCTTCTGTTTCAGTTCGCTCATGGCTTTATTCTGTTTATGGATTCAGTTTTTCGCGTATTGTTTCAGTTTTTCGGGGAAGAGCACCGTGATCCGCTTGCCCTGCACGTAGATCGACCCTTCGGCGGCCATCTCCCCGATGGCCCGGGCCAGCGCCGGACGCGTCACGCCGAACATGTCGGCCATCTCCCGCTGGGTGAGCGCATTGTTCAGCTCGCAGCCCTCCTGTTCCTCCATCAGGTTGAGCAGGTAGTTGGCGAACTTGCCCTTCATGGTCTTGTAGGTGCGGTAGACCACCCGCTCCGACAGGAACGTGTTCGGGGCCGAGAGGATTTCCAGAAAGTTGACCAGCAGGGCCCGCTCCCGGCCCAGCAGATCCGTGAAGGCGTCGCGTCCCAGCGCCAGGATCGTCGCGGGCGTACGGGCCGTGAGGCCGGCCGGAAGACGGTCGTTCTCCGCGAAGAGACAGAGCGGGGCGATCAGGGACGGGGCGGCGATGCGTTCCACGTGCAGCGTGTTGTGGAGCGAATCGGTCGTCTCGGCGCTCACCGTGCCCTCTGTGAGGATCAGCAGCTGCGTGTGGCGCGCTCCCTGCGGGGCGATCACGTCCCCTTTGGCGTAGGTGCGCGTACGGGCGCCGGCCTCTTCCAGCAGGGGCCTGATCCGTTCCGGTTCCACGTCCCGGAACAACCGGCATGCACTCAACGGTTTGGTCATGGTTTT contains:
- the thiM gene encoding hydroxyethylthiazole kinase, which produces MSELKQKIWNDIQQVREHSPLVLNITNYVVMNNTANALLAAGASPIMANAPEEVEDMVALCAATVINIGTLNHDSVESMKLALKKADGLGKPSVLDPVGAGATPYRNRTVDELLGVASPTFIRGNAGEIMTLAGTSVASKGVDSAVASAGCEKQAKSLAKERGCVVSVSGETDIITDGVHVAYVDNGDQLMCRVTGLGCTASAILGAFAAVEPNRFMAAISAAAYMGVCGEIAARESIGPGSLQLNLYDVMHTLTERQFTETVRVRGK
- a CDS encoding Crp/Fnr family transcriptional regulator → MTKPLSACRLFRDVEPERIRPLLEEAGARTRTYAKGDVIAPQGARHTQLLILTEGTVSAETTDSLHNTLHVERIAAPSLIAPLCLFAENDRLPAGLTARTPATILALGRDAFTDLLGRERALLVNFLEILSAPNTFLSERVVYRTYKTMKGKFANYLLNLMEEQEGCELNNALTQREMADMFGVTRPALARAIGEMAAEGSIYVQGKRITVLFPEKLKQYAKN